From the Prunus dulcis chromosome 4, ALMONDv2, whole genome shotgun sequence genome, one window contains:
- the LOC117625761 gene encoding calmodulin-7: MADQLTDDQISEFKEAFSLFDKDGDGCITTKELGTVMRSLGQNPTEAELQDMINEVDADGNGTIDFPEFLNLMARKMKDTDSEEELKEAFRVFDKDQNGFISAAELRHVMTNLGEKLTDEEVDEMIREADVDGDGQINYEEFVKVMMAK; the protein is encoded by the exons ATGGCCGATCAGCTCACCGACGACCAGATCTCAGAGTTCAAGGAGGCTTTCAGCCTCTTCGACAAGGACGGCGATG GTTGCATCACTACCAAGGAGCTTGGGACTGTCATGCGCTCACTTGGTCAGAACCCAACTGAAGCTGAGCTTCAGGATATGATCAATGAGGTTGATGCTGATGGGAATGGAACCATTGATTTCCCTGAGTTTCTTAACCTGATGGCCAGGAAGATGAAGGACACTGATTCTGAGGAGGAGCTCAAGGAAGCCTTCCGGGTGTTTGATAAGGACCAGAATGGCTTCATTTCTGCTGCTGAGCTTCGTCATGTTATGACAAATCTTGGTGAGAAGCTGACAGATGAGGAAGTGGATGAGATGATTCGTGAGGCTGATGTGGATGGTGATGGGCAGATCAACTACGAGGAGTTCGTCAAAGTCATGATGGCCAAGTGA